In Suricata suricatta isolate VVHF042 chromosome X, meerkat_22Aug2017_6uvM2_HiC, whole genome shotgun sequence, the DNA window ctttattattctcttttctcctgtaGGCTGTTCCAGGCCATTGTCTCTGCTTcgcatctgtctgtctgtttcagCTTATGCCCAACTGCACTTTTAAATACAGGTGTTAAAGACATATGAGCATCTTCTGCcactctgagctgtaagcagcCTTAAGCAGGCATTAGTTTCTCTTGGTACCGGCTAGATCTCTGGCCATGGGGTTCCAGGTCTTAACAGCTGCTCCCAGCTTTCTCTCTACTATTAGGAACAGGTTTTATAAAGGTAAAGCGTGTAACTCTACTGTCCCAGctctttctaatttcctttctcaGAGCTGCTGCCTTCATCTGTAGCTGGAAACAGCCTGACTTGTTTCTTCGGCATTGTTGAAATAATACCAAGCAATAGTTTAAAGCAGCCATTGGAAAAAGGCTCTTCATGGAGTCCTCTGGCCAATTCCAAAAGGCCAGTAAAATTTGTTTCCTGGAAGCTTATTTGCTTTACCTTGCCACTGTCTCAGCTCCCTCCCCTTAGGATTTTGATCGTGATCCTTTAGAGCCATTCttcaagtttttcttctatttttagagTCTCTGACTCATTCTTCCCCCATAGCAAAAGTCAGGGAGGGCCTTCTGTTCTAGCCAAGCTCTCCTTTTTAACGTTGGAAATAGTCTCTCACAGTGTCTACAAATCAACTTGGTGATCTGTGGCATACAATGACTtttccatctcctctctctctaactgtGGCCTTTCTAATTCCCCTTGTAGGGGTCCAGCCTCCATTTGAAAACACTAGATAAGTTCACATTTTGTGATTGGATAAATGAAAAGCCATACCAAAAAGGACTTGCAATCTTCCCTTTGTAACTTCTATCCCTTAATCTTACTTTTGCCATATGGAGCAGAAAGAATCCTTCAAATATTTCATGACGGCTGTCATATTTTCTTTGAACCATCTCTTAGCCCAATTCCTAATCAGTTCTCAGTAGTTTCTTGACCCTTATCTAGATGCACCTTAAAATAAGTTACCTAGAAATGACCATAGCACTCCATGTATGGTTTGACTGGTGCTGAGTACATCAGGACTGTTCCTTCCTGTGACTTTCTAATACATCTAATTTTATGATTatgttggcttaaaaaaaaaacaagtcatcTCTTCACAAGGTATATTGAGCATTTACCTTGGGTCAGATACAGTGCCTAACATCTACTAAGCAACCTCTCCAAAGGGTCAGTGGTAGAGGATCTCTGTTCTCCTACTCCATTAGGCCAGGAGATGGCATAGGCAAACTCTTCCATACTTCTTCCTGTTGTCTATTGTCCCCCAGATCTCTCCTATTGATGACCTCAGCACCTCACTGATAGTCTACCCAACTCTGGTTACCATCCTGAGTGATTTCAATGACCCATCAACAGTttcatcctttcatttttttaaagcttacttatctaagcaatctctatacccacaaactcacaactccgagatcaagagctgcatgtcTACTGacaaagccagccaggtgctcccaagCTTCATCCTTTCAATCGTTTTCACTTCCAATCCACTTCACCAACCTATTTCCATGATCTACTTTATTTTCAGCGAAGGACCTCACCACTTATTCCATTATGCAAATCAAGGCCATCAGATGCtaactttcatttttctgtccTCACCCCACCCTGCCGTATAGTTACCTCCTaatctccttttttgttttttgggtttttttggggggggttttgtttggtttttttgcctTTCAGGAATAGGCCCAGCTTTTCCAGTTCAAGGGTAATCCATCTATTTATGCTTCAGAGCCCGTTCTCTCCCACCTCCTTGGGAACTTTTCTCCATTTGTTatctcttttctcatctgtatcctcaaccactctttctctttttactggCTGCCTCCCATCAGCATTTAGATATGCTTGACTttctcacattaaaaaacaacaacaacaacaataagcaAGCAAAACTCTTCTTCGACTCTGTTCCCAACTGGAGTTCatcctatttctttccttccatgatCACAGAACCTTTTCAAAACAAGCCATCTACACAAGGTATTTCCATTCCCTCAACTCCCATTCAAAAATCAACCCTGCCATTCCCCCACAGTGTCCTGCTTTTCTGACCTCAGAGCATCACTATTACTGCTCTTGTTGAGGAAACCAATGACATCCCAATTGCCAAACCCAACAAACAATtttaagtctttgttttcttgaaaCTCTCTCTGCTTTATTTAACAGAAATGATTGCTCTCACTCCACTTTTGTCCTCATGCCTCATTTCTGTCCTCATGCCTCTCTTGGAAGTGCCTACAGTTTGGCTTTGGTCACGCTGTTCCTCTCCTGATTCTCCTCCTTCCGCTTGGCTATTCCATCTTGTGTTCCTTTGTGGACTCTTCATCTGCCACCCCTTCAATGCTGCTCTTTCTCAGGATTCTTCTCATGCTATCCCTTTCCTTGGGTCATCTTATCCATCCCCATGGTTTTTACCTACTTTGCTGTTCACTCCCTGATCTATATTTTTAGCCTCAGACCTCTTTCATGAGCTCTAAACCGGAATATTCAATTGTGACTAAACATGTAGGACATGCCATGTCCCATAGATACCTGAAATCTAAACTCGGTGTGTCACAAATTTATCTTCCTTACTCAaatctgccccctctcctctatCCACCCCACTACCATCATTTTGGTGATGTAGACCTCTATCTACACAGTTGTCCTGACCTGAAAATTAGTAGTCACCCAAGACTCTTCATTCAACCAGTAGCCAAGACTTGTTAAGTCTGTCCTCTAAGTATCTGGTATGTCTTTTCTTTATGTTACTACAGCATACTAGTCCAGACTCTTCATCATCTttctttaaactatttaaatagcTTCTCAACTAGTCTCCTGCCTCTTGGCCTactcccttttattatttttttaatctttaatgtttatttatttattttgagacaggaagagagagaaaacacaagtggagaaggggcagagagaaggagaaacagaatcccaaggaggctctgcaccatcagcacagagcctgatgtggggctcaagccatgagatcacaacctgagccgagatcaggagtcagaggcttaaccgactgagcagcccaggcaccccGGCCTACTTCCTGTCTAATCTGTTCTTCATATTGGTGCTAGGATTAGCAAATCAGATCACATCATTCCTCTGCTTCAGGCCTTAGTGTGACTCCCCACTGTTTACTGGTAGCATCCAAGCTGCTCTCTATGCTTTTACAAGGCCTTTCATAacctggccctgcctccccttccaATCTTATCTCTTATAATATTTTCCTTATCCTCCTGCCCAAACAATACCAAACTGAACACCCCTTTATGCCTTCATGCCTTTGTACACACTGTTCTGCTGGAAATGACCCCTTGTCTTCCAGCCAAGCTCTTGTTCAAGTTTCAAAATTGAGCTTGGAGTATGTTAGGATAGTTACACAAGAATCTAAGTAACAGTAATTTGCCTCTGCAGAGAAGTGGGTGGCTGGGGCAAAGGGGTAGGAGGCCAACTTCAGACTCCTGTTTCTCATCCTTTTCTACATTTCATATTTTGCACCAGAAATCTGAATTGGTTAATTGAAACATAAATGCAAGGTGATCCTTTTTTTAAGAAGACTTAGGGATCATATCTTCTAGAAAGTGGTCTCCCTCTCATCCTTTCCCCTCTGTAGTTTTCCCTCCCTTCATgctcatgtaagtgaaataatcaCATTTGTTGTAATCAATCTTTTAAGTTGTCTGTCTCTCCAGACTGCGAGCTCCCTGAGAGCAGAAGCTGTATCTATCTGTTGTTATTTCCCAGGGGCacggtgctccataaatgtttatcaagtgaatgaagaaatgatTGAAGAAATGAAGTATGGGACGCCCCATTATAAAACAGGGCTCCCAAGCCTGTGCTCTTTCCAAATCTCCCTCACTCTGTTATTTTGACTTGTGTTGAATCTAAAAgtaataatttacatatattaaaagtaataatttacatatattaagtaTTATCCATATTATCCATCACCTTGTCACTTTGGATTTAGCATCATCCAAGGCTGCCCAGATCCATTCAAAATCCCTCCTAACCTTAAATCATTAGAAGATTTGATAGGTATTTATATGTCTTATTTGGGGTCACTGAATCACAGAATGGAATGCTTTGTCCAACACATTCTGTTTATCGAACACCTACAATGTGTTAAACATTGTGCCAGGTGTTTTTACACTTCACATTGCCACAGCATTTGCTGAGAGGTAGATATTTTGATCCCTggtttacagatgtggaaattgaCATCAGTGTGGTTCAGCACTTTGCCCAAGGTTACATGTCTAATAAGTGgtgaagctgggatttgaactgagGTCCTTTGACTTCAAAATTCAGGCTTGATTCATAACACTACATGAACGGAAAGGGGCCTCCCCACTGCTTGACCATTTTTCAAGGGGTTCTCCAAGGCTGGCTTGAACCTCTTGGTGCCTAATGCTCAGTGCTCACCAAGGCAGCCCCTTCCATCTTAGGCAGTTCTGACCATTTTAAAAGCTCTTGTTTGTAGGAagccaaaattataaatgagCTGAACAAGACACAGCCAAGAATAGAGCCTTTTGGCTCACTGCTAGACCTTCCCTTCTGGTCTGACACCAAGCCATTAGTTTACTCAACTAGTTACAGACTTATCCCAACAAACAGCTGGAGCACCCAGCCTATATTTTGCCATCTTGTCTACAAGAAGATTATGGGAAACTTTGTCCAATGCCTGGATGAAAATGCAACCCACTAGAGCTATCACACTTTCTGATCTGCCAATCTAGTAaccagattaaaaagaaaaaaaggaaatgaagtctggttgggatatttgttttttaatagcgCAATTTGTCAACGACTCAAATTAATGAGTTTCTAGCAGCAGAGTTTCAGACATCATCGACAGGCTGTCAGGAAGATGGTTTTTGGGCAGTGGGCTTCCTACTGCTCTTCAAATGACACCTAAATAGTCAGGGCCCCCCATTTTCATTACTTTGAATTATACAGCATTGTCATTTGCACCTGGTTTTTATTTAGGCTCCTATTTCagtttttgattttatttttctttgtgttctgcTCTTGCACATGTTTTCTCTGTCTGGTTCATTCCTGAAATTTGTACATCCGccttccaaacacacacacacacgcacacacacacgcacacacacacgcacacgcacacaccctccTTGCCTGTTACGAGTCAGTGCATGCAGCTGCCCCTCTCTGGAAGCCTCCTCTGATGCCCTCATTCTGGGTAactgcttctcctcctctgtgATGTAGTAGAAAGTGCACACAGTCCCCATCACAGAGCAGATCCCCAGGAAATGTTAGTTCCCTTCTGCCTTTCATTCATGTATATTTCTATAACAGTGGTGATCACACAATATTGCATTTTCTTGTTTACTTGCCTGGCTTCATCATTCCATTTTGAACTTACATGTTCATTCATGGACAGAGATTGCATGTCTACTGTGTGTGAAGATCATTGCTCATGCTTAGTGCTGGGGGTacaataatttttgaaaattgtacATTCGCCGTTGTACATTCATCTTTTTCATTGTTGTCTTCATAGCAcctagcataatgcctggcaaataaaaagttttcattatGTGTTGAAGAGAAAGTATTTCCAGGGatcctgtgtgactcagtcagttgagtgtctgacttcagctcagatcatgatctcacagtccgtgggtttgatcccctcgttgggctctgtgctgacaactcagagcctggagcttgcttcagattctgtgtcttcctctctctctacctctcccccactcgtgctctgtctctcaaaaataaataaatgttaaatttttttttaaaaaaaagaaagcatttcctCAGCAGACTTCTTCCAAGTGTGGTTCTTGCACTACTTGCGTCTGGAGGGGTGCAGGTTAGATGTTAAATGTCAGTTCCTGCATCTTGGTCTGGATCTACTGAGTCAGAGCTTTGTGGCAGTATTGGTATCATAGACAATGCAATTTATCTGAGGTGCAATTATTGAAAACAGATTGATTGAATCAATCTCTGAAGGATGGGCTGCAAAAATCTACACTTCCATCTAGTCGTCCAGGTATTTCTTGCACATTAAAATTTGGGAACTGTTGCAAAATGGGGGATGGGTGGAGCTAATGCCTATTTTTGGAAAGTGTAGCTAAAACCCGATTGAATCGTTCTTAATGCTTCTGATTGCAGTAGGAAAATTTAGTAAAGGGGAAAAAGGCATTTGTTAAAATTCTCTaaggaggattttttaaatagatggacTATTCAAATAATTACATACAAGTCCTTCTAAAGTCTAAGATGAAAAGTGGAATTATTGCTAATAAAATCTAATCTTTGTTTAGGTCAAATTTATGATGccagaatgttttaatttttatagagcTACATGTATACTTGatagtgtacatatatatatacacatacatacatagagagagagggtgacttATTGCCTAACCTAACAATACCATATATTGATTTCCATATTATAGACTTGAAtcataaatttgttattttaaattacgATAGGGCATATTACAACTGTATTTGTTCTTTGGCCctgattatatgtatatatatgatttatgtgATGCCTGGTCCTTGATCAAGAATGACAGTAGTGCTCATTCTCCATGAAACTTTGAtccattttactgttttattccGTATTTTCCCATAGCATTCTGAGTGGGTAATAGATAGGTAATAGATAGACTGGGTATGTAAGATCGGAGTCAATCGAAGGCAGTGTAACATCCTTTTCAAGAAGACTTGCAAAGTTGCATTTTCGGACCTTGCTTCTGGGGCCTGGaactttctattttaagtttgCCTTGATATGATCCTCAGAGTCAAGAACTGAGATGTCTATGTGTCAGGGCATAAACCTCTTAAAACATACCAGGTTTGtgtttctgcttccttctttgtaactttacttttttaacatttaatttaggGTTTTGTTAGCGGTGTCACTGCTGCCAAGATGGACCTCAAGCCTCTGCCCTCACGGCGCCCACTGGGCACCATGTCCACTGACCTGAGACTTCTGCTCAGCAGTCCCTCCCTGGAGCTGAGGGAGTACCGGGACCAGCAGTTTGGTGGCGATCATGATGAGCAGAACTTACTGAAGGAAAGCTGCACACTTGATGTGGAGAATCTTTCCTTTTATACTACAGAAGAGCAAATGTATGAACTCTTTAGTAGATGTGGTGATGTCAAGAATGTGTTTATGGGCCtggataaaattaagaaaacgGCATGTGGTTTCTGTTTTGTGGAATACCATAACAGATTTCAGGCCAAAAATGCCATGTGGTGCCTAAATGGGACCCGCCTACATGATACGATTATCCACACAGATTGGGCTCTAGGCTTTGGAGAGGGCAGACAGTATGGCTGTCGCCGATGTGGGGGCCACGTAAGAGATGCGTCTCATGAAGATTTTAATGCTGGTAGAGAAGGCTTTGGAGAAGCCTGTGATAGGAGAGGAATCCACTAGTGAAAAACCTGCAGTTCTGGCCCCTGGAAAAGTCTATTAAAGAGCACCACCAGGTCAGCTCATAACCCATTTTGTAACAagtttaaattactttatttgcTGAACAGAGACCCTTTTggtgtatttttctctctgaaatgttATTAAATGGCACAAAAACATTCTCTTGTTCTTGTCTTAATTTTGGAGCTGGTTGTCAGATTACCAGTTTGTCCATCTGGTGGTCAAAAGTGAAGTGCTGTTTAGGAATAAGTTAGGTATGTAAGGTCTGAGTCAACCAAAGCACAACTTCCATTTCAGGAAGACTTCAGTTGGATTTTATGGTCATGTTTCCAGGACctgatatgtttttttaagagCTTGCATcaaataaagtcaaataaatggaaaattttaaaatagatatcaaaggaataaaagcacattattttaaaacataagaaaaaggcAAGGACTGTGTCTAGTTTATTTCTGTATACCTGGCACTTTGCCCAGTAGAGccgctcagtaaatgttaaatgaacaggcacctgggtggctcagtcggtttactgtccaacttccgctcagatcatgatctcacagttcgtgggttcgagccccacatcaggccctgtgcttacagttcagatcctggagcctgcttaagattcggtgtcttcttctctttctgcccctgccccactagcagtttgtctctctgtctctcaaaaataaataaatgttaagaaaatttaagaaaaatctgaACAGTTTATAATGAACCAGAAATCCTCAAGCTCCACCTATTCATATCCCAGGCTTATTCCCTGGgcaataatttttagttttttaaaaatagtttatttttaagtaacctctacacccaacgtggggtttgaactcacaactctgagatcaagagctgcatgctctacgaactgagccagacaggtgccccttaaatttttaagcaagttttttttgttgttgtcatttcttTCCTGTTAATTTCCTCAGCAATTCTAAAACACCATGACtgtatatactatttattttcattttaaacatcatccattgactttttaatttcataGATGAGGGTTTAGTTCACTTACAGTCACATTTGaacttctctccatcttcttAATATAGTTTACaacactttatttactttttctattgTTACATAACGTAAGTCAGGTTATACTGCAGtaacaaataaccaaaaaaatcctAGTGGCTTAAAATCACTCAGGTTTGTTCCTCACACTACATTTTTATTGCCAGTCGCCTGGGGGTTCTGCTTCACACAGCGGTGATCATCCTCCTTCTGGGGCCTGAAGGCCTAGATAGGTCATTAGTGTGAATTAGTTGCCACAATTCCCTCCCTCTTGCTGGTGACTGGTTTAGGAATCCAGGCTTAAGCCGATCAGAGGTTCACAAACCCTGCGATGATCATTAATAATAAATTCAGGGGTGGACAATGATCAACAGGGACCCCAGTACGAGTGAAATGAAGGATTTTTAGTTTATGCAGCAAGGAGAgactgtctctgcctttcccactgGATGTGAATAAGTATGTATAGAGGGACCGCTACAGCAGCCTTACAATCAGCAGAAAGCAGCCCCAGCAGGAGGTGGACACTTTAAACAGTAAGACGGACTGAAGAAACTGCATCCTTCACAAAATTATGCAGCTTCTGAAATCAACTAATCTTGCAGCACACACTATGTCTCAATCCTATTACCTGAgataagacattattttattgtGTAAGCCAGCTTTTTAACATGTAGTTGAAAGTACTTGGGTActaaatactttttcttaattctatTCTTGTGTAAATGATTTAAGTTGCTCCTTTGAGAGCTCAAGCATCCATCTCCTGGGTTCATGACCTTACATCTGGAAAGTTAGATAAAAATCAGCTTCTTACTCCTGATTCCTTCACCCTGTGACCTGAGGTCCTCCTTTCTGGTCAGCAAAATTCTTGCGTGaataagagaggaaagggaaTGTCAATTCTTTATAGAATGACTATTATGCGCTGGGCACTTTGGGTAAGGCTTTAAAACACATTGTCATTtactcacaacaaccctgtgccTCTTACATAAGTGAGGAAACTAAAGATCAGAGAAGTAAGGTCACCAACTAGTAGGAGACATGGTGGGGGTCCAAGACAAGGTATTTTATGTCAGAGCTGGTGCCCTTCATCAGGGTACTCTATTGTCTCTTGGCCTTACTTACCTTCAGTCAGTCCACCAGGTCCAAACCTCTCTTTGAGGTTGCTTTTTCTCTGGAAATTATCCCACTGACTGCATCGTATCTGAGCTCTCTCTCCCACAAGCAACCTCTTCGAGTGTGTTGTCTTTTCTGCCTTGACATCCAGTATCACTCGGGCTCAACACTAATACCATCCAGGCATATTTTTCTTGACTCTGTGTGAGAAAAAGGAGCATCCGACATGGATTTCTGGCCACTATAATTTACTCCGCATACAGTAATGGAGTTTACTAACTTTTTAGGATTTCCTCCTTACAACTTCcctgaaatagaaaaagagatttatttttatttttggaagacaacGAGAGACAGCGacagcaggggagtggcagagagcgagggagacagaatccgaagacaagccccaggctctgagccagctgtcagcacagagcctgagccggggctcaaacccaacaaccgtgagatcatgacctgagccaaagtcagatgcttaacagactgagccacccaggcgcctctagaaaAAGAGATTTTGAAAGTCGTGGGATCCaaaatttggttttaattacaaaatatttctggAGGAGTATCTTGGCATATCTCTCAAGCACTCCTCCTAGTGGCTCCCCCTTGGATTGCTCCCAAGATGTGTTTTCCTAGGCTCAGAGAAAGCATTTAGCAATGTCTTGTGAAGCATACTTTTGGTTAAGTAAAGGAACGTTTGTACTATATGGCTAGAAGATTCCTCTAGTAGCTCTTACAATATACCATGTTCCTCAAAATCATGATGAATATATCAATAGAATAAAGGATAAAAGTcgcatgatcatctcaataggcTCAGAAAAACCATTTGAGACAATCCAGTAcccttttcatgataaaaatgctcaacaaactaggaatagaacaGAGCTTCCTCACTCTGATCAAGGGCATCTatcggggcgcttgggtggctaagtcagttaaggatctaacttcagctcacctcgtgatctcacagttgctgggTTTGAGCCAGCAACTCAagcctgctgacagctcagagcctggagtttgtcttcagattctgggtctccttctctctctgtcactgccccgctcacactctgtctctgtctttctctctctctcaaaaataaataaacattaaaaaaatttaagaacggCATCtgtgaaaaccccacagctaacatcatactcaatgttgaaagaatgaaagctttacccctaagatcaggaacaagacaattttattcaatattgtaCTAGAGGTTTTCAGCTAGGACatttaggcaagaaaataaaatcaagaacacCTACATTGGAGAGGAatgtgtaaaaacatttttatttgcaggtgacatgatctTATACAAAGAAACGCAGGAGTCCACAAAAAAAATATCAGAGCTCATAGTTCAGCAAAgttcaagatataaaatcaatatagaaAACTCAATTGCATTTCTGTGAACTAGCAATAAGAAAtccaaaatgaaattaacaaggcaatttagggaaaaaatataacaaaaaagtGCTAAAtgtatactctgaaaactacaaaacattgttgaggaaattaaagaaatggaaataaatgaaacaatataaatggaaataaatggacATACGCTCtgtggttcatggattggaagacttattCATATTATTAACAGACAATAACTCCCAAAGTGATCTATCTATGGGTTCAATGTaattcttatcaaaatcccagctaGTTTTTGTAGAAATCAATGAGCTgactcccaaattcatatggaaatataataaaatgaacaaaacaatcttaaaagagAAGAAGTTGGAAAACGCACACTTCTTGATTTGAAAATGTACTATAAAGCTACATAGTAAACAAGACAGTGTTGTACTGGCACAAGGATAGACATACTGACATCAGTGGAATAGAAGTGAGAGTACAGAAGTGAATTTATagtcaaattatttttgacaagGAAACTACAACAATTCAATGGGAGAaagaatagcattttattttttatttattataagtttttatttagaggcacttgggtggcctagttggttaagtgtccaacttcagcgcaggtcatgatctgtggttgctgagttcgagccccacatcaggctgtgtgctgacagctcagagcctggagcctgctttggtttctgtgtgtctctctctcactatgtccctcccctgctcatgctctgtctctctctctctcaaaaatacacaaaccttaaaaaattaaaaataaaagttttaatttaaattcgtgttagttaacatacagtgtaatattagtttcaggtgtacaatatagtgattcaacacttccatgcaacacttccatcacaacaagtgccttaatccctatcatctatttcacccatcccccacccacctcccctctggtaaccattcatttatttcactactagatatttacccaaagaatacaaaaataaaaatttaaagggatacatgcaccccaatgtttatagcattatctacaatggtccaattatagaaacagcccaagtgtccatcaactgaagaatggataaagaagatgtggtatatatgtacaaaggAATCTTACTCAAccttaaaaccaaatgaaatcttgtcatttgcaaagatgtggatggaactacagagtactacactaagtgaaataagtcagagaaagacaaataccatatgatttcactcatatgtgaaatttaagaaacaaaacaaatgagcgaaggaaaaaagagagacaaaccaagaaacagactcttaagtatagagaacaaactgctggttaccaggaggcgggggggggggggagggaagaagacatccagatggccagcagacacatgaaaagatgctcagcatcactgaccatcagagaaatacaagtcaaaactacatacaataagatatcactcacacctgtcagaatggctaaaatcaacacaagaaacaacaggtgctggcaaggatctggagaaaggggaaccttcttgcactgttggtgggaatgcaaactggtgcagccactccagaaaacagtatgaattttcttcaaaaagttaaaaatagaactacactatgatccagtcattgcaccactaggtatttacccaaagaatagcCTTTTAAACAAAAGATGCTGGGACACCTGGagagccatatgcaaaagaataacgTTGGACCCCTACcacacaccatatacaaaaattaactcaaaatgaatcaaagactcAAAGAGCTAAAGCTATAAacatcttagaagaaaacatagacat includes these proteins:
- the NCBP2L gene encoding nuclear cap-binding protein subunit 2-like, producing the protein MSTDLRLLLSSPSLELREYRDQQFGGDHDEQNLLKESCTLDVENLSFYTTEEQMYELFSRCGDVKNVFMGLDKIKKTACGFCFVEYHNRFQAKNAMWCLNGTRLHDTIIHTDWALGFGEGRQYGCRRCGGHVRDASHEDFNAGREGFGEACDRRGIH